A DNA window from Meiothermus cerbereus DSM 11376 contains the following coding sequences:
- a CDS encoding lysophospholipid acyltransferase family protein has product MMRPWERLLRLAFRALFRHTVQRGLRGVWVQGNVPGQVCVLAGNHHSWWDGYLLPVLFWEAGKPFKIVVGERRLQDFSFFRYLDTVSASKPRDALATLKRGEVLIVFPEGELRGPGAVGELNKGTVWFAEKAGVPIVPVASRVVLRGHEFAEAYLVFGEPIGPDLNLLHERLEQMLAELDHQIRTAPAEEPLPGFELRLAGRKSTHERMAGWGAALGKLMGALEHRKP; this is encoded by the coding sequence ATGATGCGTCCTTGGGAACGATTGTTGAGATTGGCCTTCAGGGCTTTGTTTCGCCATACCGTGCAACGGGGCCTGCGGGGCGTGTGGGTACAGGGCAATGTGCCGGGCCAGGTGTGTGTGTTGGCGGGCAACCATCATTCCTGGTGGGATGGCTATTTGCTGCCGGTCTTGTTTTGGGAAGCTGGAAAACCTTTCAAAATCGTAGTCGGTGAGCGCCGCCTGCAGGATTTTTCCTTTTTTCGGTATCTCGACACCGTTTCGGCCAGCAAGCCCAGAGATGCCCTGGCTACCCTTAAACGAGGAGAAGTGTTGATTGTGTTTCCAGAGGGCGAACTGCGCGGCCCGGGGGCAGTGGGTGAGCTGAACAAGGGTACGGTCTGGTTTGCTGAAAAGGCAGGGGTTCCGATTGTGCCGGTAGCCTCGAGGGTGGTGTTGCGGGGGCATGAGTTTGCCGAGGCCTACCTGGTTTTTGGCGAACCCATAGGGCCGGATTTGAACCTGTTGCACGAACGGCTGGAGCAGATGCTCGCCGAGCTGGATCATCAAATTCGCACTGCTCCCGCGGAGGAACCGCTGCCGGGCTTCGAGCTGCGCCTGGCCGGACGCAAGAGCACCCACGAGCGTATGGCCGGTTGGGGTGCGGCCCTGGGCAAACTGATGGGGGCACTGGAACACAGGAAACCCTGA
- a CDS encoding phytoene desaturase family protein produces the protein MRAIVIGAGFAGLAAALRLRKAGLEVTVIEQFDQPGGKAMGWEGVPSGPTVLTLPEIPRMIVGAFGKSLPELKPVSPLTRYTWPDGRVFAPELELEATLAQLSPQEARDYRRLLDEARSLYEGARDTFIFAPPPQLPELARYGLRDGLKAHPLKPLSRLVASGPYLTPFFLRFATYMGANPYQAPAVLHNIAWVELGLGVFHLAGGMRALADYLFRLAQAQGVRFLFGHKVLQMQRLSGQVGALQTDQGWHSADLYISAADRHFTLQWLGLPLPGYALGVSGFAVLMKLSEAVPLGHHIYFSPDYRAEWREIADGRWPQNPTLYLHTDGKAAFLLVNAPSLPHVGSDVQGYAQHLLARLKQLHPLPIAAWRAMSPQDYSQTAYRGALYGRAPHGLLGALRPGWTVAGLRNLAQVGGTVHPGGGVPLSLLSGWNGAGWLLDRSLGQRGGVA, from the coding sequence ATGAGGGCCATTGTTATTGGGGCGGGTTTTGCTGGGCTGGCGGCGGCTTTGCGGCTCAGGAAGGCGGGGCTCGAGGTCACCGTTATCGAGCAGTTCGACCAGCCGGGCGGCAAGGCCATGGGCTGGGAGGGAGTGCCCAGCGGGCCCACCGTCCTGACCTTGCCGGAGATTCCCCGCATGATTGTGGGCGCCTTTGGTAAAAGCCTGCCAGAACTCAAGCCGGTCTCCCCCCTCACCCGCTACACCTGGCCGGATGGGCGGGTGTTTGCGCCCGAGCTCGAGCTAGAGGCCACCCTAGCCCAGCTTTCGCCCCAGGAAGCCCGCGATTACCGGCGCTTGCTGGACGAGGCCCGAAGCCTGTACGAAGGGGCCAGGGACACTTTTATTTTCGCCCCACCCCCCCAGCTTCCCGAGCTGGCGCGCTATGGCTTGCGCGACGGCCTGAAGGCCCACCCGCTCAAGCCGCTCTCCCGGCTGGTGGCCTCGGGCCCTTACCTAACCCCTTTTTTCCTACGCTTCGCCACCTATATGGGGGCCAACCCCTACCAGGCCCCGGCGGTGCTGCACAACATCGCCTGGGTGGAGCTGGGGCTGGGGGTTTTTCACCTGGCGGGGGGTATGCGGGCCCTAGCCGATTACCTCTTTAGGCTGGCCCAGGCCCAGGGCGTGCGGTTTTTGTTTGGGCACAAGGTCTTGCAGATGCAGCGACTCTCAGGCCAGGTGGGCGCGCTGCAAACCGACCAGGGCTGGCACAGCGCCGACCTGTATATCTCGGCTGCCGACCGGCACTTTACCTTGCAGTGGCTGGGCCTGCCCCTGCCAGGGTATGCCCTGGGGGTCTCGGGCTTTGCCGTGCTGATGAAGCTCAGCGAGGCGGTGCCGCTAGGCCACCACATTTATTTTTCGCCGGACTACCGTGCCGAGTGGCGCGAGATTGCCGATGGGCGCTGGCCGCAGAACCCCACCCTGTACCTGCACACCGATGGCAAAGCCGCGTTTTTACTGGTCAATGCGCCGAGTCTGCCCCATGTTGGGTCGGATGTGCAGGGCTATGCGCAGCACCTGCTGGCAAGGCTAAAGCAGCTTCACCCGCTGCCCATTGCGGCCTGGCGGGCCATGAGCCCACAGGACTACAGCCAGACGGCCTACCGGGGGGCGCTTTATGGGCGGGCTCCACATGGGCTTCTGGGAGCCCTGCGCCCCGGCTGGACGGTGGCCGGTCTGCGCAACCTGGCCCAGGTGGGCGGGACCGTACATCCGGGTGGAGGCGTGCCCCTTTCGCTGCTCTCGGGCTGGAATGGGGCTGGCTGGCTGCTGGACAGGTCTCTAGGCCAGAGGGGAGGGGTGGCTTGA
- a CDS encoding lycopene cyclase family protein, translating to MSDSYDYIIAGGGAAGLSLAYHLVQAGLGDKRILLLDRAPKTTNDRTWCFWEVGENPFEAMVFRKWNQIWFHGEGISRRLQIAPYAYKMIRGLDFYTFMNRWLKQQPNISVQYGEITHIQEGERGAVVGLEGQTFTGRWVFSSLYAPPPKNPRYHHLLQHFKGWVVQTPLATFDAEAATFMDFRVAQQGSVRFGYVLPFDARTALVEYTLFSPELLSPEAYDAGLREYLEGVLGLGNYRILETEFGIIPMTDAPFIRRPSPHVMNIGMAGGRTKASTGYTFQRIQQQSRRIAEALAQTGQPFYPEPAFRRHALMDSVLLNVLEKQRSSGPKVFADLFRRNPPQRVLRFLDEETGWLEDLQIMASVDIPAFAKAALDVLNMRLQRARLGEMPAKRG from the coding sequence GTGAGCGATTCTTACGACTACATCATTGCGGGAGGGGGTGCGGCGGGCCTGAGCCTGGCCTACCACCTGGTGCAGGCGGGCTTGGGAGATAAGCGAATTTTGCTGCTCGACCGGGCTCCCAAAACCACCAACGACCGCACCTGGTGTTTTTGGGAAGTGGGCGAAAATCCCTTCGAGGCGATGGTTTTCCGCAAATGGAATCAAATCTGGTTCCACGGTGAAGGAATTTCTCGGCGCTTGCAGATTGCCCCCTATGCCTACAAGATGATCCGCGGTCTGGACTTCTACACCTTCATGAACCGCTGGCTAAAGCAGCAGCCCAACATCTCGGTTCAGTACGGCGAGATCACCCATATCCAGGAAGGCGAGCGGGGGGCGGTGGTGGGGCTGGAGGGGCAGACCTTTACCGGGCGGTGGGTCTTCAGCAGCTTGTATGCGCCTCCCCCCAAAAACCCTCGTTACCACCACCTGTTGCAGCACTTTAAGGGCTGGGTGGTGCAAACACCCTTGGCGACCTTCGATGCCGAGGCGGCTACCTTTATGGACTTCCGGGTGGCCCAGCAAGGGTCGGTGCGGTTTGGTTATGTGCTGCCCTTCGATGCCCGTACCGCGCTGGTGGAGTACACTCTGTTCTCGCCCGAGCTTTTATCGCCAGAGGCCTACGATGCAGGGCTGCGCGAATACCTCGAGGGCGTGTTGGGGCTGGGAAACTACCGGATCCTCGAGACCGAGTTTGGCATCATCCCCATGACCGATGCCCCTTTTATCCGTCGGCCTAGCCCCCACGTGATGAACATCGGGATGGCCGGGGGGCGTACCAAGGCCTCTACCGGCTACACCTTTCAGCGCATTCAGCAGCAGTCCCGGCGCATCGCCGAGGCGCTGGCCCAGACCGGCCAGCCCTTCTACCCCGAACCGGCCTTCCGGCGCCACGCCCTGATGGACAGCGTGCTGCTCAACGTGCTGGAAAAGCAGCGTAGCTCTGGCCCCAAGGTGTTTGCCGACCTGTTCCGCCGCAACCCGCCCCAACGGGTGCTGCGCTTCCTGGACGAGGAGACGGGCTGGCTCGAGGACCTGCAAATTATGGCCTCGGTGGATATTCCGGCCTTTGCTAAAGCGGCCCTGGATGTGTTGAACATGCGCTTGCAACGGGCCAGACTGGGCGAGATGCCGGCAAAACGAGGGTAA
- a CDS encoding glycosyltransferase, whose protein sequence is MLSFLLYFVLFWLGLKLFILLINGAVFPVLRRGPLQGKRPTVSLLVPARNEAHNLVETLPGFLLQGVEEILILDDHSTDATARVVEQFSRQDARVRLIAGLPKPEGWMGKTWACQQLAQAARGEVLIFTDADVRWGEGGVQAVLARMEQEKAGLVSVYPRQITLTLPERVLLPLIDDVLLCYLPYPMISTPFPSASAANGQVMAFTRLAYLAAGGHAAVRGEVLEDVRLAQKTKAAGQHITLALGGRLVAVRMYHSFAEIVEGLGKNLIEFHGRSRLLLALSYLGHLLAYTLCWPLALFDPMWLLVGGMGLVERLLLNLKTGREWWEVVLVPLAPLYATPVYLRSGQRRYTWKGREYSR, encoded by the coding sequence ATGTTGAGCTTCCTTCTTTACTTCGTGCTTTTTTGGCTGGGTCTGAAGCTGTTTATTCTGCTGATTAATGGGGCGGTTTTCCCGGTTTTGCGACGGGGGCCACTGCAAGGCAAGCGCCCCACGGTTTCCCTGCTGGTGCCAGCCCGCAACGAAGCCCACAACCTGGTGGAAACCCTGCCAGGTTTTTTGCTCCAGGGGGTCGAGGAGATTCTGATCCTCGACGACCACTCCACCGATGCCACGGCCAGGGTAGTGGAGCAGTTCAGTCGCCAAGACGCTCGAGTGCGCCTGATCGCAGGCCTGCCCAAGCCCGAGGGCTGGATGGGGAAGACCTGGGCCTGCCAGCAGCTGGCCCAGGCCGCCCGGGGCGAGGTGCTCATCTTTACCGATGCCGATGTGCGCTGGGGTGAAGGGGGGGTGCAGGCAGTGCTGGCCCGCATGGAGCAGGAAAAAGCCGGGCTGGTCTCGGTGTACCCGCGCCAGATTACCCTCACCCTACCGGAGCGGGTTTTGTTGCCCTTGATTGACGACGTGCTGCTGTGCTACCTGCCTTATCCCATGATTTCTACGCCCTTCCCTTCGGCCTCGGCGGCCAACGGGCAGGTGATGGCCTTCACCCGCCTGGCCTATCTGGCCGCGGGGGGGCACGCGGCGGTGCGGGGGGAGGTGCTCGAGGATGTGCGGCTGGCACAAAAAACCAAGGCGGCGGGCCAGCACATTACACTGGCCCTAGGGGGGCGCCTGGTGGCGGTGCGGATGTACCACAGCTTTGCCGAGATTGTGGAGGGCCTGGGCAAAAACCTGATTGAGTTTCACGGGCGCAGCCGCCTGCTGCTGGCCCTGTCGTATCTGGGGCATCTGCTGGCCTATACCCTGTGCTGGCCGCTGGCGCTGTTCGACCCTATGTGGCTGCTGGTGGGGGGAATGGGGCTTGTGGAGCGCCTGCTGCTCAACCTCAAAACCGGGCGGGAGTGGTGGGAGGTGGTGCTGGTTCCGCTGGCACCTCTTTATGCCACGCCCGTCTATTTGCGTTCTGGGCAAAGAAGATACACCTGGAAAGGGCGGGAATATAGCCGATGA
- a CDS encoding carotenoid biosynthesis protein has product MELFITLLTLGLAWGALVLLRPEGAGVGPTWLRGLGGLLGMGLALLGAVLLVLGGGGLLGVALAVWGSVLAALAVWGGDLLWAARRPLLGVALLGGGMGWLVGREAVMGVWAALAASAMFQVVWLLRQPEALARLGWLCLHLKAWMVLLALAVLVRVPVPLLPEAFPLLGTVQMVLISLAALLWGWGRIGVRIVLLAGLAFVLGLGVELLGSKTGIPFGLYTYQGAPPPTVGGVPLIVPLGWFALVLSAHVLAGGRPWFTGLLVVAWDLGLEALMPAKGYWTWQDPHPLWYGAPIQNYLAWFAVGAVISWMYGRLGPSLHQDGAFAWAYRLEALFLPVGLALFGLWPAAVVCGLAMNVLAWFDRIQRLGWSKQAGWATNRECDL; this is encoded by the coding sequence GTGGAGTTGTTCATCACGCTACTTACACTAGGGCTGGCCTGGGGAGCGTTAGTGCTGCTTCGGCCTGAGGGGGCAGGGGTGGGCCCGACCTGGTTGCGTGGGCTGGGCGGGCTTTTGGGCATGGGCCTGGCGCTGTTGGGGGCGGTGCTGCTGGTGCTGGGCGGGGGTGGGTTGCTGGGGGTGGCCCTGGCGGTTTGGGGCTCGGTGCTGGCTGCCCTGGCGGTCTGGGGTGGCGACCTGCTCTGGGCTGCCCGCCGCCCGCTGCTGGGGGTGGCCTTGCTGGGTGGTGGGATGGGCTGGCTGGTGGGCCGGGAGGCAGTCATGGGGGTGTGGGCAGCATTAGCGGCCAGCGCTATGTTCCAGGTGGTGTGGCTGCTCAGGCAACCGGAGGCCCTGGCCCGGCTGGGTTGGCTCTGCCTGCACCTCAAAGCCTGGATGGTGTTGCTGGCCCTGGCGGTGCTGGTGCGCGTTCCGGTTCCGCTCTTGCCCGAGGCCTTCCCCCTGCTTGGCACGGTGCAGATGGTGCTGATTAGCCTGGCGGCACTGCTGTGGGGATGGGGGCGAATCGGAGTGCGGATTGTGCTGCTGGCTGGCCTGGCTTTTGTCCTGGGGCTTGGGGTGGAGCTGCTGGGCAGCAAGACGGGTATTCCCTTTGGCCTGTATACCTACCAAGGGGCGCCGCCGCCCACCGTTGGGGGCGTGCCCTTGATTGTGCCTTTGGGCTGGTTTGCCTTGGTGCTCTCGGCCCACGTGCTGGCTGGGGGGCGGCCCTGGTTTACGGGCTTGCTGGTGGTGGCCTGGGACCTGGGGTTGGAAGCCCTGATGCCCGCCAAGGGCTACTGGACCTGGCAAGACCCTCACCCCCTCTGGTACGGCGCACCCATCCAGAATTACCTGGCCTGGTTTGCGGTGGGCGCGGTTATTTCCTGGATGTACGGGCGACTGGGGCCAAGCCTGCACCAGGATGGCGCTTTTGCCTGGGCCTACCGCTTAGAGGCCCTTTTTCTCCCGGTGGGCCTGGCCCTGTTTGGCCTATGGCCTGCAGCGGTGGTGTGTGGCCTGGCCATGAATGTGTTAGCGTGGTTCGACCGGATTCAGCGGCTTGGGTGGAGCAAGCAGGCTGGGTGGGCCACGAACCGTGAGTGCGACCTGTAA
- a CDS encoding class I SAM-dependent methyltransferase, translated as MRELFPDQRQTAPFTLAARTNLWPLTARGYEIWRKRALTLLSGRPFPLEEEFSLMLQSVQPVAGRDFLDLGTSTGLYARALLEAGAARVFALDLSPAMLKVALQKAGGHAGFVPLLARAEAIPLPEASVDGVVVGGSWNEFPNPQQVVHQMYRVLKPGGRLWIMFSHHSPGPLQRVLEWAGLRFPTLPELMDSLSKSGFKVDGWREGSVGFVIGTKVTIQGSVHS; from the coding sequence ATGCGCGAATTGTTCCCAGATCAACGTCAAACCGCCCCTTTCACGCTGGCGGCCCGCACCAACCTGTGGCCCCTTACGGCCCGGGGCTACGAAATCTGGCGCAAACGGGCGCTCACACTGCTTTCGGGCCGACCTTTTCCGCTGGAAGAGGAGTTTTCCCTGATGCTTCAGTCGGTGCAGCCGGTGGCAGGGCGGGATTTTTTGGATTTAGGAACCTCTACGGGCTTATATGCCAGGGCTTTGCTCGAGGCGGGGGCGGCGCGGGTCTTTGCCCTCGACCTCTCGCCGGCCATGCTCAAGGTGGCCCTGCAGAAGGCTGGGGGACACGCAGGTTTCGTACCCCTGTTGGCTCGAGCCGAGGCCATCCCGCTGCCCGAGGCCTCGGTGGACGGGGTGGTGGTGGGGGGTAGCTGGAACGAATTTCCCAACCCCCAGCAGGTAGTGCACCAAATGTACCGGGTGCTCAAGCCGGGTGGGCGGCTGTGGATCATGTTCAGCCACCACTCCCCAGGCCCCTTACAGCGCGTGCTAGAATGGGCTGGGCTGCGCTTCCCCACCCTCCCGGAGCTAATGGACTCACTGTCCAAAAGTGGTTTCAAGGTAGACGGCTGGCGGGAAGGGTCGGTAGGATTTGTGATAGGGACAAAAGTCACTATTCAAGGGTCGGTGCATTCTTAG
- a CDS encoding phytoene desaturase family protein, producing the protein MPDFDVVVVGAGHNALVTAAYLAQAGYRVGVFERRKVPGGAVSTIDHEGFRFDLGGSAHILIRLTPVVDELELYKYGLEYLELDPLFHASDAQESWFVWRDPERTALELDQRYPGQGQAYRRFMRDWLPFGQAVKEAFLASPSPLNLGRKMVWGAGFGRDWQKRLPQILRPYGEVAREYFSEERVRAPLVWMAAQSGPPPSDPLSSPFLLWHPLYHVGGVARPRGGSGGLSLALVRAIEAKGGKVHLDSPVSEVIVSSNQAVGIRLADGQTVSARVVVSGAHIQKTLALLPADQTPEVAKGLRVGNGFGLVLRLGLSEKLCYQTHPADEARIGLGLLITDELQLYRAYGDYLAGEPTRDPPLIAMSFSAVDPTLSPPGGETLWLWAQYYPYKLASGTWETRAAEAREGVIRSFERFDPQIRRKIVAELVQTPLWLENEFAMPAGNVMHLEMTPDQMFMFRPWLGAHEYRFPGIKGLYLTGASTHPGGGIMGASGRNAARVLLKDLSRKRV; encoded by the coding sequence ATGCCGGACTTCGATGTGGTGGTGGTGGGCGCGGGGCACAACGCCCTGGTAACGGCGGCCTATCTGGCCCAGGCGGGCTACCGGGTAGGGGTTTTCGAGCGGCGCAAGGTGCCGGGCGGGGCAGTCTCGACCATTGACCATGAGGGTTTCCGCTTCGACTTAGGGGGCAGCGCCCACATCCTGATTCGCCTGACGCCGGTGGTGGACGAGCTCGAGCTCTACAAGTACGGGCTGGAGTACCTCGAGCTCGACCCTCTCTTTCACGCCTCCGACGCCCAGGAGAGCTGGTTTGTGTGGCGCGACCCCGAGCGCACCGCCCTCGAGCTGGACCAGCGCTACCCGGGGCAGGGCCAGGCCTACCGCCGCTTCATGCGCGACTGGCTGCCTTTTGGTCAGGCGGTCAAGGAGGCCTTTCTGGCCTCGCCCAGCCCACTCAATCTGGGACGCAAGATGGTCTGGGGGGCCGGCTTCGGGCGCGACTGGCAGAAGCGCCTGCCCCAAATTTTGCGGCCCTATGGCGAGGTGGCCCGGGAGTATTTCAGCGAGGAGCGGGTGCGGGCCCCTTTGGTTTGGATGGCCGCGCAGTCCGGGCCGCCGCCCTCCGATCCCTTATCCTCGCCTTTTTTGCTGTGGCACCCGCTGTACCACGTGGGCGGGGTGGCCCGTCCCCGGGGGGGCTCGGGGGGCCTGTCGCTGGCCCTGGTGCGGGCCATCGAGGCCAAGGGGGGGAAGGTGCACCTGGACAGCCCTGTTTCCGAGGTCATCGTCTCGAGCAACCAGGCCGTGGGAATTCGCCTGGCCGATGGGCAGACCGTAAGTGCGCGGGTGGTGGTCTCGGGCGCGCACATCCAGAAAACCCTGGCCCTGCTGCCCGCCGACCAGACCCCCGAGGTAGCCAAAGGGCTGCGGGTGGGCAACGGCTTCGGTCTGGTGCTGCGGCTGGGTCTCTCGGAAAAACTCTGCTACCAGACCCACCCCGCCGACGAGGCCCGCATCGGGCTGGGCCTGCTCATCACCGACGAACTGCAGCTCTACCGGGCCTATGGCGACTACCTCGCGGGCGAGCCCACCCGCGACCCGCCCCTGATTGCCATGAGCTTTAGCGCGGTGGACCCGACCCTGTCCCCCCCAGGGGGCGAGACCCTGTGGCTGTGGGCGCAGTACTACCCCTACAAGCTGGCTTCCGGGACGTGGGAAACCCGCGCCGCCGAGGCCAGAGAGGGCGTGATTCGGAGCTTCGAGCGCTTCGACCCCCAGATCCGCCGCAAGATTGTGGCCGAGCTGGTGCAGACGCCGCTCTGGCTGGAAAACGAGTTCGCCATGCCTGCCGGAAACGTGATGCACCTGGAGATGACCCCCGACCAGATGTTTATGTTCCGCCCCTGGCTGGGGGCCCACGAGTACCGCTTTCCTGGCATAAAAGGCCTCTACCTGACCGGGGCCAGCACCCACCCCGGTGGGGGCATTATGGGCGCCAGCGGGCGGAATGCGGCCCGGGTGCTGCTGAAAGATTTGAGCCGCAAGCGGGTGTAG
- a CDS encoding cytochrome P450 has translation MWPKPRGYPWGHFAHLPRWAGEPLALLEEGAALGPIFALGLGRLAVVGYSPDWNRRLLTDLETFRSRGSFSSLVPYLNGGIITTDAPEHKPRRQALDPHFHARALRGLEERLRVALQEIRPKGEFEAGAWASRVAQTSLNVAYFEGQFPRAELARFLAPLKQPFPAPLLPHPWLFAQVRRRVGQMQAAGYGLAAHLPTEEVLIGLAAGYDTTAHTLAWALWHAASYPEWHSPAGHPLLIKETLRLYPPGFIGSRRVARALELDGILIPQGALALYSPYLTHRHPDLWKNPLAFDPARFEGRIPAWGYLPFGGGERICLGMHFAQMVLLAALSLFGRLKPLRGHPAPKPGLTLAPGGELWLYAGG, from the coding sequence GTGTGGCCAAAGCCCAGAGGCTACCCCTGGGGGCATTTTGCCCACCTGCCCCGCTGGGCGGGTGAGCCTTTAGCCCTGCTCGAGGAAGGGGCGGCCTTAGGGCCGATTTTTGCCCTGGGCCTGGGCCGCTTAGCGGTGGTGGGCTATAGTCCCGACTGGAACCGAAGGCTGCTCACCGACCTAGAAACCTTCCGTTCCAGGGGCAGTTTTTCCAGTCTGGTGCCTTACCTCAACGGTGGCATCATCACCACCGACGCCCCCGAGCACAAGCCCAGGCGCCAGGCGTTGGATCCCCATTTTCACGCCAGGGCCCTGCGGGGGCTCGAGGAGCGCCTACGGGTGGCTTTGCAAGAAATCAGGCCAAAAGGGGAGTTTGAGGCCGGGGCCTGGGCTTCCCGGGTGGCCCAGACCAGCCTGAACGTGGCCTACTTTGAAGGCCAGTTTCCCAGGGCCGAGCTGGCCCGCTTCCTAGCACCCCTCAAGCAGCCCTTTCCAGCCCCACTGCTGCCGCACCCGTGGCTTTTTGCCCAGGTTCGGCGACGGGTGGGCCAGATGCAAGCAGCGGGCTATGGCCTGGCGGCCCACCTGCCTACAGAGGAAGTTCTGATTGGGCTGGCCGCCGGCTACGACACCACCGCCCACACCCTGGCCTGGGCCCTGTGGCACGCAGCCAGCTACCCCGAGTGGCACAGCCCGGCAGGCCATCCTTTGCTCATCAAGGAAACCCTGCGCCTGTATCCCCCTGGCTTTATCGGGAGCCGCCGGGTGGCAAGGGCCCTCGAGCTTGACGGAATCCTCATTCCCCAAGGTGCGCTGGCGCTCTACAGCCCCTACCTGACCCACCGCCACCCCGACCTGTGGAAAAACCCTCTGGCGTTTGACCCTGCGCGCTTCGAGGGCCGTATTCCGGCCTGGGGGTATCTCCCCTTTGGTGGGGGTGAGCGCATTTGCCTGGGGATGCACTTTGCCCAGATGGTGCTGCTGGCGGCGCTTTCGCTGTTTGGGCGACTAAAGCCCTTGCGGGGCCACCCGGCGCCCAAGCCTGGTCTGACCCTGGCCCCCGGGGGTGAGTTATGGCTCT
- a CDS encoding type II toxin-antitoxin system HicA family toxin, translated as MGQLEKLFEKMRRLPPEMRYEEVARVLEALGFEEVRSSGSHHIFRHPDGRMLTVPKHKGQVVKATYLKKVLKQLQEEEA; from the coding sequence ATGGGCCAGCTCGAGAAACTATTCGAGAAAATGCGCCGTCTGCCGCCCGAAATGCGCTACGAGGAGGTAGCGAGGGTACTCGAGGCCCTTGGGTTTGAAGAGGTGCGCTCGAGTGGAAGCCATCACATCTTTCGCCACCCAGACGGTCGAATGCTGACCGTGCCCAAACACAAGGGACAGGTGGTAAAGGCTACTTACCTCAAGAAAGTGTTGAAGCAATTACAGGAGGAGGAGGCATGA
- a CDS encoding phytoene/squalene synthase family protein, with protein MEPNWQAVSEIIRRHSATFYYGSLLFWGEARKGAWAVYAACRIGDDAVDESVNPLADLSEWWAGIERAYAGVPREDWEMALTWALERWDIPKQAFADMKEGFLADLNPVRLEALEELYTYCYRVAGTVGLMIAPIGGAGEAGRDAAIKLGQAMQLTNCLRDVGEDLALGRVYLPAELMHKHGVSIEELRQGYISPRYVALMRELAQEARRLYREGLAGLKYLQTGRGAVALAALQYQGILDKLELNGWDNLSRRASLSTYERVLLLPKAIWLRGA; from the coding sequence ATGGAACCCAACTGGCAGGCTGTATCGGAAATCATCCGTCGCCATTCGGCTACGTTTTACTACGGTAGCCTGCTGTTTTGGGGCGAGGCCCGTAAAGGAGCCTGGGCTGTATATGCAGCCTGTCGTATTGGCGACGACGCCGTGGACGAATCCGTAAACCCGCTCGCCGACCTGAGCGAATGGTGGGCCGGTATCGAGCGGGCCTATGCCGGGGTTCCCAGGGAAGACTGGGAAATGGCTCTGACCTGGGCGCTAGAGCGCTGGGACATCCCCAAACAAGCCTTTGCCGATATGAAAGAGGGTTTTCTGGCCGACCTGAATCCGGTACGCCTGGAAGCTTTGGAGGAGCTTTACACCTACTGCTACCGGGTGGCCGGTACGGTGGGGCTGATGATTGCCCCCATTGGCGGGGCGGGCGAGGCAGGGCGCGACGCCGCCATCAAACTGGGCCAGGCCATGCAGCTCACCAACTGCCTGCGCGATGTGGGAGAAGACCTGGCCCTGGGGCGGGTCTACTTACCCGCCGAGCTGATGCACAAGCATGGGGTGTCCATCGAAGAGCTGCGCCAGGGCTACATCAGCCCGCGCTACGTGGCCCTGATGCGCGAACTGGCCCAGGAGGCCCGTCGGCTCTACCGCGAAGGCCTGGCCGGTCTGAAGTATCTGCAAACCGGGCGCGGGGCGGTGGCGCTAGCGGCCCTGCAGTACCAGGGTATTCTGGACAAGCTCGAGCTGAACGGCTGGGACAACCTCTCGCGCCGGGCCTCGCTCTCCACCTACGAGCGGGTGCTGCTTCTGCCCAAGGCCATCTGGCTACGGGGCGCTTGA
- a CDS encoding type II toxin-antitoxin system HicB family antitoxin, whose protein sequence is MKRQTGRKPLEYYLGLRYPVTLVPEAEGGYTATINDLPGCVSVGETAEEAMEMIEDARRLWLEVAYEHGDEIPLPSTEREYGGRVLVRMPPRLHRRLLEQAEAEGVSLNQHIVTLLVEASALRVVRRELSGLRGDLQAVKQRLDDWDKERQYQTRP, encoded by the coding sequence ATGAAGAGGCAGACTGGGCGTAAGCCTTTGGAGTACTACCTGGGCCTGCGCTATCCCGTCACGCTGGTTCCCGAGGCCGAGGGGGGTTACACCGCTACCATCAACGATCTTCCGGGTTGCGTCTCGGTGGGTGAGACCGCAGAAGAAGCAATGGAGATGATCGAGGATGCCCGGCGCTTGTGGCTCGAGGTGGCCTACGAGCACGGCGACGAGATCCCGCTGCCCTCCACCGAGCGCGAATACGGCGGTAGGGTGCTGGTGCGGATGCCCCCCCGCCTGCACCGGCGGCTTTTAGAGCAGGCCGAGGCCGAAGGGGTAAGCCTGAACCAGCACATTGTGACCTTGTTGGTCGAGGCCAGCGCCCTAAGGGTGGTGCGACGCGAACTTAGCGGCCTACGGGGCGACCTTCAGGCGGTGAAACAACGCTTGGACGACTGGGACAAGGAGCGGCAGTACCAAACCAGGCCGTAG